The genomic stretch CGGCCAGGCGGTCCAGCAGGTCGGCCCACAGCTGCGGGTCGCCGTACATCATGGCCTTGGTGTGCTCGTGGTTGCGGGACGGGCCGCCCTCGACCAGGTAGCTGGCGAGCGTGAACGGCGCGCCCGCGAAGCCGATCAGCGGCGTGCTGCCCAGCTCGCCGACGAGCATCCGCACGGCCTCGGTCACATACGGCACGTCGCCGGGCTCCAGCGGGCGCAGCCGCTCCAGGTCGGCGCGGGTGCGGACCGGCCGCTCGACGACCGGGCCGACGCCCGGCCTGATGTCCAGGTCGATGCCGATGGCCTTCAGGGGGACGACGATGTCGCTGAAGTAGATCGCCGCGTCGACGCCGTGCCGGCGCACCGGCTGGAGGGTGATCTCGGTGATCAGCTCGGGCATCATGCAGGAGTCGAGCATCGCGATGCCCTCGCGGACCTTGCGGTACTCCGGCAGCGACCGCCCGGCCTGGCGCATGAACCACACGGGCGTGTGCGGCACCGGTTCCCGGCGGCAGGCCTTGAGGAAGGCCGAGTCGTACGTACCGGTCTGCTGCTGGCCCGTCGGGCGGTTGGCACTCACACACCGAATCTTCGCACGCGCGCGAGGGCGCCTCCGAATGGGCGACGCGCGCACCGGGTGTCGTCCCTCACCCAGGGGCTCCTTCCGCCTAATCTTCCGGGCATGGCTGCGGCTCACGAACACCTCGCGGACAGCGCGGACAACGTACCGATCCCCTTCCGTCAGGCGATCGAGGCGCTCCGCACGGCACGGCTGCGCCCCGAGATCGAGATCGAGCCGACGCCCGCGCCCAAGCGCCTCGCGCCCTTCGCGTACGCGCTGGAGGCGGCGGTCGTCGAACCGGGCGCCGGGCCGGAGGGCGAGGACGTGGACCTGGCCGACGGGAGACTGGTGCTGCTGCACGACCCGGCCGGGCACGACGCGTGGCAGGGCACCTTCCGCGTGGTGACGCTGGCGCGCGCCGAACTGGAGCCGGAGATGGGCGCCGACCCGCTGCTGCCGGAGGTGTCCTGGTCGTGGCTGACGGGGGCGCTGGACGCGCGCGGCGTGCGGTACGGGGAGATCGGCGGCACGGTGACGCGGGCCAGCTCGCACTCCTTCGGCAGCCTCGCGGAGCGGGAGCCGGCCACCCAGCTGGAGATGCGCGCCTCGTGGACCCCGGAGGAGGGGCAGGGCGGGGTGCCCGACACCGCGGCCCACCTGTCGGCGTGGTGCGACCTGCTGTGCCAGGTGGCGGGCCTGCCGCCGGCCGCGCCCGAGCCGTCGCCGCGCGGCGGCGTGGTGCCCCTGCCGCAGCGCCGGGGGCCCCAGGCCCGCTGAACGCGCTCCGCGCGCGGGGGCACCGGGGGGCGCGCGGCTCCGTACGCCCTCCGGCGCGGCGACGCACCCGCCGGCGTACGGCGGTGCGGCGCAGCGTACGGACGCACCGCCCGGCGCGACCGCGCGCCCACCGGCTCACCTCCTGACAGGCAGGCCGGCACCGGCCTCCTCCACCCCCCTCGAACGCTCACCCGGCAACCTCCCGGCACCGGATCACCCTTCAGTCGATCAAGCGACCGATTTGCCCGAAATGAACCTAACTAGTTGAGATCAAACTCTAAAGTCGAGCCCGTTTGATGCCGAAGAGGTCAGTGACCCTTCAAAGACGGAGCATTCCGACTCGCCCCAAATGCCGGATCCCGTCCCGCCACTCCCCCAGGAGGCCCGGTGTCAGTTCTCCTCGAGCAACCTTCGAGCCTGGTCGCCTACCGCCCGAACAAGCCGACGGCCATGGTCGTCGTGGCCGACCCTCGCGTCCGCTCCACCGTCACCCGCCACCTGTGGGCGCTCGGCGTGCGGGACGTGATCGAGGCGTCGTCCATCGCGGAGGCCCGTCCCCGCGTCGGCAGCCCGCGCGACATCTGCGTGGCCGACGTCCACCTGCCCGACGGCTCCGGCCTGACCCTGCTGTCCGAGACCCGGGCGGCCGGGTGGCCCAACGGCCTCGCCCTGTCCGCCGCCGACGACATCGGCGCCGTACGCAACGCCCTGGCCGGCGGCGTCAAGGGCTACGTCGTCACCGGCACCCGTACCAACCTCGGACTCCCGGGCCGCCCCGGTGCCGCGCCCATCGGCGCCAACGCGGCCCGAATGCACCGCCGTCCCCCGGGTGCCCCCGGCCACCCGGGCGGCTACCGCGAACTGTCCGGACGCGAGGTCGAGGTGCTGCGGCTGGTTGCGGAGGGCCAGTCCAACAAGGCCATCGGCGTCTCGATGGGCCTGTCGGCGCTCACCGTCAAGAGCCACCTGGCCCGCATCGCCCGCAAGCTCGGCACCGGCGACCGGGCCGGCATGGTCGCCGTGGCCCTGCGCACCGGCATCATCCACTGACCTCCACCCCCCGAACACCACCGTCCCGCCCGTCGAGGGAACGTTCCCTCGACGGGCGCAGTGCATACACAGATACCCTTGACTGGTGACCGACGCCCAAAAGACCGCAGAAGACTCGACACTGCGAACCCCCGGAGACTCGCCTCCGGACACCCGCCCGGCGCCGGTCCCCCTGCTGGAACCGCGCGAGGGCACCCCGCCCGTGACGGCCACGGCCGGGGAACTTGCCGAAGTCGTGGCGGCCTTCGCGGCCGGTACGGGACCGGTGGCGGTGGACGCCGAACGGGCCTCCGGCTACCGCTACGGCCAGCGCGCCTACCTGGTGCAGCTGCGCCGCGAAGGCGCCGGCAGCGTCCTGATCGACCCGGTCGGCTGCCCCGACCTCTCGGTACTGGGCGAGGCGATCTCCGACGCCGAGTGGGTGCTGCACGCCGCCACCCAGGACCTGCCCTGCCTGCGCGACATAGGCATGGTCCCGACCCGGCTCTTCGACACCGAGCTGGCCGGCCGCCTCGCCGGCTTCGCCCGCGTCGGCCTCGGCGCCATGGTGGAGAACGTCCTCGGCTACGCCCTGGAGAAGGGCCACTCCGCGGTGGACTGGTCCACCCGCCCCCTGCCGGAGCCCTGGCTGCGCTACGCCGCACTCGACGTCGAGCTGCTGGTGGACCTGCGCGACGCCCTGGAGGAGGAGCTGGCGCGGCAGGGCAAGCTCGAATGGGCGCACCAGGAGTTCGCGGCCATCGCCGCCGCTCCCCCGCCGCCGCCCCGCAAGGACCCCTGGCGCCGCACGTCCGGCATGCACAAGGTCCGCCGCCGCCGGCAGATGGCCGTCGTACGGGAACTGTGGACCACCCGCGACCAGATCGCCCAGCGCCGCGACATCTCACCGGGCAAGGTCCTCGGCGACGCCGCCATCATCGAGGCGGCCCTGAACCTGCCCCCCAACGCCCACGCGCTCGCCGCGCTGGCCGGCTTCGGCCACCGCATGGGCCGCCGCCAGCTCGAACAGTGGCAGGCCGCCGTGGACCGCGCCCGCGCCCTGCCGGACAGCGAGCTGCCGCAGCCCGGCCAGCCGCTGAACGGCCCGCCGCCGCCCCGCTCCTGGGCCGACAAGGACCCGGCGGCAGCGGCCCGGCTGGCCGCCGCCCGTACGGCGGTGACCGCCCTGGCCGAGGACCTGAACCTCCCCCAGGAGAACCTGATCACCCCCGACACGGTGCGCCGCCTGTGCTGGGAGCCCCCCGCCGAGCCGACCAAGGAGGCGGTCGCGGCCGTCCTGGCCGGCCACGGCGCCCGTCCCTGGCAGATCGAACAGGTCACCCCGGTCCTCACCGAGGCCCTGGCCGCGACCGGCGCCTGATTCCCCGGGGGCGGGCCCGGCGATCCCGGCCCGCCCCCGGAGGCTCAGTCCCGGTCGACGTGCTCGCGCAGGATCTTCCGACTGGCCGCGTCCACGTCGAACGTGGTCTTGTTCCAGTCGTTCTTGGTCACCACATCCACCGACCAGATCTCCTTCTTCTGGTCATTGGTGTCCAGCTCCACGGCGGTGACCGTCCCGCTCTTGCGCCCCGTCGCCGTGGCGGCGGCCTGCTGCGGCGTCACCGTGGCCCGCTTGAGCCGGTCCGCCAGCTCCTTCATGTCGTCGTCATCGTCCTTCTTCGCCTCCGGCTGCCCCGCCTTGCCGGAGACCGCGTCGACCCGCACGGTGCTGGCCTTCCCGTCCTCGGTGGCCACCTCCGTGACCCATTCGGGCTTCCCGCCGCTCCCGCGCTTGAGCTCCACCGACACCCCCTTGGAGCCCGACACCGCCCCCGTGGCGGCCTTCAGCGCCTGGTCGTACGAGGTCTTCGCCTCCGGGACCAGCGCCTTGCGCGAGCGCTGGTCCTCGGTCATGCCGCCCGGGGAGGCCCCGGACGACTGCCCGCCCCCGGCGGACTGCGAGGGGGCCGAGGCCGAAGGCGAGGCGGAGTTAGAGCCCCCGTCCCCGTCATCGTCGCCGCACGCGGCCAACAGCCCCCCGGCCAGTACGACGGCGCACACAGCCCCGACAGCCCGGACACGTTTGGTCATGTCTTCGCTCCTCTCCGCTTTCCTAGCCGCACCATACGGCCGCAATCCGCCACATTCCCCCTGACACCGCGCATCCGGCCGACATCACCACCCCGTGTGCCCAGGGTCCGCCTCCCCACGCGAACGACCTCGGCCAACCCCCGCCCGCCGGACCCGTGGGCCGGAAACCCCCACCCCCACCAGGCCGGACGAAGACCACCCCTGTGACCTTCGCCGCAGACCCCAAGAGGGCTGGGCAGTCTGGTTACCCGCAAGTAGCATGAGGAACGTGACGCGCCCCCGGGCGCGCCCGCAGCAGTGCCATCCCGCACCTGGAGGAGAGCCAACGTGCCTCGTACCGCTAGGGACGTCGTCTTCGTCGACGGCGTCCGCACCCCGTTCGGCAAGGCGGGCCCCAAGGGCATCTACCACGAGACCCGCGCCGACGACCTGGTCGTCAAGTGCATCCGGGAGCTGCTGCGCCGCAACCCGGACCTCGACCCGGCCCGTATCGACGAGGTCGCCCTCGCCGCCACGACCCAGATCGGCGACCAGGGCCTGACCCTGGGCCGTACCGCCGGCATCCTCGCGGGCCTCCCGCAGTCCGTGCCCGGATTCTCCATCGACCGGATGTGCGCCGGCGCCATGACCGCCGTGACGAGCATCGCGGGCGGCGTCGCCTTCGGCGCGTACGACATCGCCGTCGCGGGCGGTGTGGAGCACATGGGGCGCCACCCCATGGGCGAGGGCGTCGACCCCAACCCCCGGTTCGTCAGCGAGAAGCTCGTCGACCAGTCGGCCCTCTTCATGGGCATGACGGCGGAGAACCTCCACGACCGCCTCCCCCACCTCACCAAGCAGCGCGCCGACGAGTACGCGGTCCGCAGCCAGGAGAAGGCCGCCAAGGCGTACGCCGACGGCAAGATCCAGGCCGACCTGGTGCCGATCTCGGTACGCCGCACCAACCCGGAGGGCGGCGAGACCGGCTGGGGCCTGGCCACCGCCGACGAGCCGATGCGGCCGGGCACCACCCTGGAGAACCTGGCGAACCTCAAGACGCCGTTCCGCCCGCACGGCCGCGTCACCGCCGGCAACGCGGCGGGCCTGAACGACGGCGCCACCGCCTCCCTGATCGCCGCCGAGGACGTGGCCCGCGAGCTGGGCCTGCCGGTCAAGATGCGCCTGGTGGACTACGCCTTCGCGGGCGTCGAGCCCGAGGTCATGGGCATCGGCCCGGTCCCGGCGACCGAGAAGGCCCTGGCCAAGGCGGGGCTGACGATCGACGACATCGGCCTCTTCGAGATCAACGAGGCGTTCGCCGTCCAGGTGCTGTCGCTGCTCGACCACTACGGCATCGCGGACGACGACCCGCGCGTCAACCAGTACGGCGGCGCGATCGCCTTCGGCCACCCCCTCGCCTCCTCCGGCGTGCGCCTGATGACGCAGCTGGCCCGGCAGTTCGAGGAGCAGCCGCAGGTGCGTTACGGCATCACGACCATGTGCGTCGGCTTCGGCATGGGCGGCACGGTCATCTGGGAGAACCCGCACTTCGAGGGAGCAGGCAAGTGAGCACCACGACGGAACTGCTGAAGGGCGCGGCCGAGCTGTTTCCCGACGAGGTCGTCACCCAGGCGCACGTACGGCACCTGGAGCTGCCCGGCGCCGGCGCCTTCGCGCTGATCACGCTGGACAACGGCCTGGACCACACCAAGCCGACCACCTTCGGCCCGCAGTCGCTGGCGAACCTCAACGCCGCGATCGACCAGGTCGAGGCGGAGGCCAAGGACGGGAAGATCACCGGCGTCGGCATCACCGGCAAGCCGTTCATCTTCGCCGTCGGCGCCGACCTCAAGGGCGTCGAGCTGCTCAAGCGGCACGAGGACGCGCTGGCCATCGGCAAGGGCGGCCACGACGTCTTCAAGCGCCTGTCCGGCCTGGCCGTGCCGACGTTCGCGTACTACAACGGCGCCGCGATGGGCGGCGGCGTCGAGGTCGGCCTGCACTGCACCTACCGCACCGTCTCCAAGGCGGTGCCCGCCTTCTCGCTGCCCGAGGTCTTCCTCGGCCTGGTGCCCGGCTGGGGCGGCTGCGTCCTGCTGCCGAACCTGATCGGCGCCGACCGCGCGGTCTCGGTGATCATCGAGAACTCGCTCAACCAGAACAAGCAGCTCAAGGGCCAGCAGGTCTACGACCTCGGCATCGCCGACGCGATCTTCGAGGGCGCCGACTTCCTGGAGCAGTCGCTGCTGTGGACCGCCTCGGTCCTCAAGGGCGACACCGAGGTCGTACGGACCGAGGTGGACCGCGGCGAGGCCTGGGACCAGGCCGTACAGCGCGGCAAGGCCATCGCGGACGGCAAGGTGCACGGCGCCGCCCCGGCCGCCTACCGCGCGCTGGACATCATCGCCGCCGCCAAGAACGGCGACCTGCGCCAGGGCTTCGACGCCGAGGACCAGGCCCTCGCAGACCTGATCATGGGCGGCGAGCTGCGCAGCGGCATCTACTCCTTCAACCTGGTGCAGAAGCGCGCGAAGCGCCCGGCCGGTGCCCCGGACAAGTCCCTGGCCCGCCCGGTGACCAAGGTGGGCGTGGTCGGTGCGGGCCTGATGGCCTCGCAGCTGGCGCTGCTGTTCGCGCGCCGCCTGGAGGTGCCGGTGGTGCTCACCGACATCGACCAGGAGCGCATCGACAAGGGCGTGAAGTACGTCCACGACGAGATCGACAAGCTGCTGCTGAAGGGCCGCGTCAACCAGGACCAGGCCAACCGCCTCAAGGGCCTGGTCAGCGGCCACCTGGACAAGGCCGCCGCGTTCGGTGACGCGGACTTCGTCATCGAGGCCGTCTTCGAGGAGATGGGCGTCAAGCAGCAGGTGTTCGCCGAGGTCGAGGCGGTCGTGCCGGAGCACGCCATCCTCGCCACGAACACCTCGTCCCTCTCGGTCACCGAGATGGCGTCCAAGCTCAAGCACCCCGAGCGGGTCGTGGGCTTCCACTTCTTCAACCCGGTCGCGATCCTGCCGCTGCTGGAGATCGTGCGCGCCGAGAAGACCGACGACGCGTCGCTGGCCACCGCCTTCTCCGTCGCCAAGTCGCTGAAGAAGACGGCCGTGCTGGTCAAGGACGCCCCGGCGTTCGTGGTCAACCGCATCCTGACCCGCTTCATGGGTGAGATCCAGAACGTCATCGACGAGGGCACCCCCGTCGAGGTGGCCGAGAAGGCCGTCGAGCCGCTCGGTCTGCCGATGTCGCCGCTGGTGCTGCTGGAGCTGGTCGGCCCGGCCATCGGCCTGCACGTCTCCGAGACGCTGCACGGCGCCTTCCCGGACCGCTTCACCGTCTCGCCGAACCTGGCCGCCGTGGTCAAGGCCGGCAAGCGCGGCTTCTACGTGTACGACTCCGGCAAGCCGGAGCTGGACCCGGAGGTCAAGGCGCTCCTCAAGCAGGGCGACTCGGTGCTGACCGAGGAGCAGGTCCGCGACCGCGTCCTGGACGCGGTGGCGCAGGAGATCGGCCTGATGCTGGACGAGGGTGTCGTCGCCGAGGCGCAGGACATCGACCTGTGCCTGATCACCGGCGCCGGCTGGCCCTTCCACCTGGGCGGCATCACGCCGTACCTGGACCGCGAGGGCGTCTCCGAGCGCGTCAACGGCAAGAAGTTCCTGGCGCCGGGCGTGGCGAGCGTGCCCGCGTAACACGGGACGCGATCCGCGCCGCCCGCCCCGGCACCGCTGCTCCAGTGGTGCCGGGGCGGGCGCGTTCTCCGGGGTGGCGGCCCGCCCGTGCCCTCAGTGGTGCCAGGGCAGGCGCACGGGTTCGGCCGGCGTCCGGCCGCCGCGTATGTCCGCGAGCAGCGGCGGCAGCCCGTACGGGAAGACCGTCTCCGCCGTCGTCGCCAGCTCGTCCACCGGCCACCAGCGGTGCCCGGTGACGGAGGCGCGCTCGTGCTCCCGGAAGCCGCCGGTGTCGATCTCGTACGGGGCGACCCGGAGCAGGA from Streptomyces albofaciens JCM 4342 encodes the following:
- a CDS encoding thiolase family protein, translating into MPRTARDVVFVDGVRTPFGKAGPKGIYHETRADDLVVKCIRELLRRNPDLDPARIDEVALAATTQIGDQGLTLGRTAGILAGLPQSVPGFSIDRMCAGAMTAVTSIAGGVAFGAYDIAVAGGVEHMGRHPMGEGVDPNPRFVSEKLVDQSALFMGMTAENLHDRLPHLTKQRADEYAVRSQEKAAKAYADGKIQADLVPISVRRTNPEGGETGWGLATADEPMRPGTTLENLANLKTPFRPHGRVTAGNAAGLNDGATASLIAAEDVARELGLPVKMRLVDYAFAGVEPEVMGIGPVPATEKALAKAGLTIDDIGLFEINEAFAVQVLSLLDHYGIADDDPRVNQYGGAIAFGHPLASSGVRLMTQLARQFEEQPQVRYGITTMCVGFGMGGTVIWENPHFEGAGK
- a CDS encoding HRDC domain-containing protein, translated to MTDAQKTAEDSTLRTPGDSPPDTRPAPVPLLEPREGTPPVTATAGELAEVVAAFAAGTGPVAVDAERASGYRYGQRAYLVQLRREGAGSVLIDPVGCPDLSVLGEAISDAEWVLHAATQDLPCLRDIGMVPTRLFDTELAGRLAGFARVGLGAMVENVLGYALEKGHSAVDWSTRPLPEPWLRYAALDVELLVDLRDALEEELARQGKLEWAHQEFAAIAAAPPPPPRKDPWRRTSGMHKVRRRRQMAVVRELWTTRDQIAQRRDISPGKVLGDAAIIEAALNLPPNAHALAALAGFGHRMGRRQLEQWQAAVDRARALPDSELPQPGQPLNGPPPPRSWADKDPAAAARLAAARTAVTALAEDLNLPQENLITPDTVRRLCWEPPAEPTKEAVAAVLAGHGARPWQIEQVTPVLTEALAATGA
- a CDS encoding response regulator transcription factor, which produces MSVLLEQPSSLVAYRPNKPTAMVVVADPRVRSTVTRHLWALGVRDVIEASSIAEARPRVGSPRDICVADVHLPDGSGLTLLSETRAAGWPNGLALSAADDIGAVRNALAGGVKGYVVTGTRTNLGLPGRPGAAPIGANAARMHRRPPGAPGHPGGYRELSGREVEVLRLVAEGQSNKAIGVSMGLSALTVKSHLARIARKLGTGDRAGMVAVALRTGIIH
- a CDS encoding PepSY domain-containing protein, translating into MTEDQRSRKALVPEAKTSYDQALKAATGAVSGSKGVSVELKRGSGGKPEWVTEVATEDGKASTVRVDAVSGKAGQPEAKKDDDDDMKELADRLKRATVTPQQAAATATGRKSGTVTAVELDTNDQKKEIWSVDVVTKNDWNKTTFDVDAASRKILREHVDRD
- a CDS encoding 3-hydroxyacyl-CoA dehydrogenase NAD-binding domain-containing protein, translating into MSTTTELLKGAAELFPDEVVTQAHVRHLELPGAGAFALITLDNGLDHTKPTTFGPQSLANLNAAIDQVEAEAKDGKITGVGITGKPFIFAVGADLKGVELLKRHEDALAIGKGGHDVFKRLSGLAVPTFAYYNGAAMGGGVEVGLHCTYRTVSKAVPAFSLPEVFLGLVPGWGGCVLLPNLIGADRAVSVIIENSLNQNKQLKGQQVYDLGIADAIFEGADFLEQSLLWTASVLKGDTEVVRTEVDRGEAWDQAVQRGKAIADGKVHGAAPAAYRALDIIAAAKNGDLRQGFDAEDQALADLIMGGELRSGIYSFNLVQKRAKRPAGAPDKSLARPVTKVGVVGAGLMASQLALLFARRLEVPVVLTDIDQERIDKGVKYVHDEIDKLLLKGRVNQDQANRLKGLVSGHLDKAAAFGDADFVIEAVFEEMGVKQQVFAEVEAVVPEHAILATNTSSLSVTEMASKLKHPERVVGFHFFNPVAILPLLEIVRAEKTDDASLATAFSVAKSLKKTAVLVKDAPAFVVNRILTRFMGEIQNVIDEGTPVEVAEKAVEPLGLPMSPLVLLELVGPAIGLHVSETLHGAFPDRFTVSPNLAAVVKAGKRGFYVYDSGKPELDPEVKALLKQGDSVLTEEQVRDRVLDAVAQEIGLMLDEGVVAEAQDIDLCLITGAGWPFHLGGITPYLDREGVSERVNGKKFLAPGVASVPA
- a CDS encoding DUF3000 domain-containing protein produces the protein MAAAHEHLADSADNVPIPFRQAIEALRTARLRPEIEIEPTPAPKRLAPFAYALEAAVVEPGAGPEGEDVDLADGRLVLLHDPAGHDAWQGTFRVVTLARAELEPEMGADPLLPEVSWSWLTGALDARGVRYGEIGGTVTRASSHSFGSLAEREPATQLEMRASWTPEEGQGGVPDTAAHLSAWCDLLCQVAGLPPAAPEPSPRGGVVPLPQRRGPQAR
- the hemE gene encoding uroporphyrinogen decarboxylase — translated: MSANRPTGQQQTGTYDSAFLKACRREPVPHTPVWFMRQAGRSLPEYRKVREGIAMLDSCMMPELITEITLQPVRRHGVDAAIYFSDIVVPLKAIGIDLDIRPGVGPVVERPVRTRADLERLRPLEPGDVPYVTEAVRMLVGELGSTPLIGFAGAPFTLASYLVEGGPSRNHEHTKAMMYGDPQLWADLLDRLAVITSVFLKVQIEAGASAVQLFDSWTGALAPADYRRSVLPASAKVFESVAGYGVPRIHFGVGTGELLGLMGEAGADVVGVDWRVPLDEAARRVGPGKALQGNLDPAVLFAPREAVEDKAREVLDAAAGLEGHIFNLGHGVLPNTDPAALTRLVEYVHERSAR